One stretch of Bremerella cremea DNA includes these proteins:
- a CDS encoding response regulator transcription factor, whose protein sequence is MRVLLIEDQADLQRIVRDMLEEEGYAVDTCSDGMAGFARAMSCDYDAIVLDLMLPKMDGRELLERLRERRNTPVLILSALDELADRCHGLDLGADDYLPKPFRHEELLARLRALIRRAAGQANPQIEIGNVSIDTRAKTVSLNGKVVSLTTREYSLLEYLAMHRGRVITRNELFDHLFDEIDEINSNMLDVYISYLRKKLGNGLITTRRGLGYLIPK, encoded by the coding sequence GTGCGAGTTCTCCTGATTGAAGATCAAGCCGATTTACAGCGTATTGTCCGCGATATGCTGGAAGAAGAAGGCTATGCCGTCGACACTTGTAGCGACGGCATGGCGGGATTCGCGCGAGCGATGAGTTGCGATTACGACGCGATCGTGCTCGATTTGATGCTGCCCAAAATGGATGGCCGGGAACTGTTGGAACGCCTGCGAGAACGACGCAACACACCGGTGCTGATCCTGTCAGCACTGGACGAACTTGCCGATCGTTGCCATGGATTAGACCTTGGTGCAGACGACTATTTACCGAAGCCGTTTCGCCATGAGGAACTGCTGGCTCGCTTGCGCGCGTTAATCCGCCGGGCGGCTGGCCAGGCGAATCCGCAAATCGAAATCGGAAACGTTTCGATCGATACCCGCGCGAAAACGGTCAGCTTAAACGGCAAGGTCGTCTCTTTGACGACCCGCGAATATAGCTTGCTGGAATACCTGGCCATGCATCGTGGCCGCGTGATTACCCGGAACGAATTGTTCGATCACCTTTTCGACGAGATCGACGAAATTAACTCGAACATGCTCGATGTTTATATCTCGTATCTTCGCAAGAAGCTTGGTAACGGGCTAATCACCACACGGCGTGGTCTTGGTTATCTTATCCCCAAATAG
- a CDS encoding metal-dependent hydrolase family protein, translated as MKISKGTLLIKNGQMVDGTGANAVPDAVVIVDDGYITFAGPVDEAPECTPCQVIDAQGGTIMPGLVEAHFHPTYFNVAALEDLDIKYPVEYVSILAASNAKLALECGYTSARSGGSLFNIDVWLKKAIEEDLIPGPRLVASGREICGIGGLMDWNPEYRKIGMEGLVLLVNGADEARSAVRKLVKDGIEWVKTYPTGDAASPDVNDHHTLCMTFEEMHSVVQTAHNHGLKVTGHCRATEGIKNALLAGYDSLEHGTFMDNETMDLLLQRDVPVVPALYFEYASVIHGPEMGMPQAVIDGHQETLDGGAESARRILREGGRLGMGGDYGFAWNPHGDYAKELSFFVDHVGFTPLETLMCATKTGAEIMGRADELGTLEKGKLADVLIVDGDVLQDISILQQRDRFLAVIQGGEVKAGTYLHHPNTQNFAEQV; from the coding sequence ATGAAAATAAGTAAAGGAACACTTCTGATCAAGAATGGTCAGATGGTTGATGGGACAGGGGCCAATGCTGTGCCAGATGCCGTGGTTATTGTGGACGATGGATATATCACCTTCGCAGGCCCGGTCGACGAAGCCCCAGAATGTACTCCCTGCCAAGTGATCGATGCCCAGGGAGGTACGATCATGCCAGGCTTGGTCGAAGCACACTTCCATCCGACTTATTTCAATGTTGCGGCACTGGAAGATCTGGATATCAAGTACCCGGTTGAATACGTCTCCATTTTAGCGGCGAGCAACGCCAAGCTGGCTCTGGAATGTGGATACACGTCTGCCCGCAGCGGAGGCAGTCTGTTCAACATCGATGTTTGGCTCAAAAAGGCGATTGAAGAAGATTTGATTCCCGGGCCACGCCTTGTGGCAAGTGGCCGTGAAATATGCGGTATCGGGGGTCTGATGGACTGGAATCCCGAGTATCGCAAGATTGGCATGGAAGGGCTTGTGCTGTTGGTCAACGGTGCCGACGAAGCCAGATCCGCCGTCCGCAAACTGGTCAAAGATGGTATCGAATGGGTGAAGACCTATCCCACCGGCGACGCTGCCTCCCCAGATGTGAACGACCATCACACGCTGTGCATGACCTTCGAAGAGATGCACTCGGTTGTCCAGACTGCTCATAACCATGGGCTGAAGGTAACCGGACATTGTCGTGCCACCGAGGGAATCAAGAACGCGCTTCTCGCAGGCTACGACTCCCTCGAGCATGGAACGTTCATGGACAACGAAACGATGGACCTTCTGCTGCAGCGTGACGTGCCGGTGGTGCCGGCTCTCTATTTTGAATATGCCAGTGTGATTCATGGACCCGAGATGGGTATGCCCCAGGCAGTGATCGACGGGCATCAAGAAACACTCGATGGAGGAGCCGAGTCCGCTCGCCGCATCTTGCGCGAAGGAGGGCGACTCGGCATGGGAGGCGACTATGGCTTCGCCTGGAATCCACATGGCGACTACGCCAAAGAGCTGAGCTTCTTTGTTGATCACGTCGGCTTCACTCCGCTAGAGACACTGATGTGTGCCACCAAAACGGGGGCAGAGATCATGGGGCGTGCCGACGAACTGGGGACACTTGAGAAAGGGAAACTGGCCGACGTGTTGATCGTAGACGGCGATGTCTTGCAGGACATTTCCATTCTTCAGCAACGCGATCGCTTTCTCGCAGTGATCCAAGGGGGGGAAGTCAAAGCAGGTACGTACCTCCACCATCCCAATACTCAAAACTTTGCCGAGCAAGTGTAG
- a CDS encoding anhydro-N-acetylmuramic acid kinase, with product MTPCLRFTSGAILKVDGRGLNAGFELIQQLNVRTPPDVRALLEQGGAGLTVGTQLPGLASRLVAELQVVNVERLLNSCGVSAEKVSAIGQRGPVCGREFWKQTGTAIAIGDPTILAEATGVTVVDHFEQRDVVKGGSACGIDVLPMWLLLTKAVDSYSARPTVVVRLDQAIELFYLPARRKNRHMPALAYRNIGPGFALLQRLQDLCGDKYDQNQSLGTRLTQFMESLDICEVSTDSHDQMNHLIESVRQQMPELLASSVTLNQAMEAYWAEHIHRQILEHFPTTPEFAEIVILGRGARREALVKRLAEKFEGIPLSTEVSRGWISGATGASIAAIFAAMHIDQVSGNLPDLTGATAARVLGRITPGNAANWRGLLTQMEVASHQTLPLRDAV from the coding sequence ATGACTCCCTGTCTGCGCTTTACCAGCGGGGCTATCTTGAAAGTCGACGGGCGTGGTCTGAATGCCGGTTTTGAACTGATTCAACAACTCAACGTCCGCACGCCACCGGATGTGCGCGCGTTGTTAGAGCAGGGTGGGGCAGGGCTAACCGTTGGCACGCAGCTTCCCGGTTTGGCTTCCCGGCTTGTCGCTGAGCTACAAGTGGTGAACGTCGAACGGCTGCTGAATTCGTGTGGTGTCTCGGCAGAAAAGGTCTCGGCCATTGGTCAGCGGGGCCCCGTTTGTGGACGTGAATTTTGGAAACAAACCGGTACCGCGATCGCGATTGGTGACCCTACGATCTTAGCCGAAGCAACCGGTGTGACGGTGGTCGACCACTTCGAGCAGCGTGATGTCGTGAAAGGGGGCTCGGCCTGCGGAATTGACGTATTGCCGATGTGGCTGCTGCTCACCAAAGCGGTCGATTCGTACAGTGCCCGACCAACCGTGGTGGTTCGGCTTGATCAGGCGATCGAGCTGTTTTATTTGCCAGCCCGGCGGAAGAATCGCCACATGCCGGCACTCGCGTATCGCAATATCGGCCCTGGCTTCGCTTTGCTACAGCGTCTGCAAGATTTGTGTGGAGACAAGTACGACCAAAATCAATCGCTGGGCACTCGTCTCACGCAGTTCATGGAATCGCTTGATATCTGCGAGGTTTCGACCGACTCGCATGATCAGATGAATCACCTGATCGAGTCGGTCAGGCAGCAAATGCCAGAGCTTCTCGCTTCGAGCGTAACCCTCAACCAGGCCATGGAAGCGTATTGGGCCGAGCATATCCATCGCCAGATTCTCGAACACTTCCCCACGACGCCTGAGTTCGCCGAGATCGTGATCCTAGGACGTGGAGCCCGCCGCGAAGCACTCGTCAAACGCCTCGCCGAGAAATTCGAAGGCATTCCCCTTTCCACCGAAGTCTCCCGCGGCTGGATCTCTGGCGCGACAGGAGCCTCCATCGCCGCGATCTTCGCCGCGATGCACATCGACCAGGTCAGCGGCAACTTACCCGACTTAACCGGCGCAACCGCCGCCAGGGTCCTCGGACGCATCACGCCTGGCAATGCCGCCAACTGGCGCGGGCTGCTCACGCAAATGGAAGTCGCATCGCACCAAACGTTGCCGCTGCGCGATGCGGTTTAG
- a CDS encoding OB-fold nucleic acid binding domain-containing protein codes for MKTMVMVGIGMTAIAFVATSIGTMFVLAQPPERREVSDRIEGKIVEPVLNDHGDAEGWKLEDGQILHLPPHAFRELSKEVSPGDTVRAAVASKRLPDGREVKEIVSLQVGDKTLTVHPPRRPKPGLVPPPHDPAKEKPMKANGTITEFHKNPHGDVDGFTLDDGTDVMFPPHNAEAVEQACQVGSEVHVKGHRHETPEGDIHLQADEITSGDQVIRLERPKPPKPPKHGPAGEPGISHKQADDILHELRAIRRLLEERA; via the coding sequence ATGAAAACGATGGTTATGGTAGGTATCGGAATGACGGCAATTGCTTTTGTCGCTACCAGTATTGGCACGATGTTCGTCCTGGCACAACCTCCGGAACGACGTGAAGTTTCGGATCGAATTGAAGGCAAGATTGTCGAGCCGGTGCTGAACGATCACGGCGATGCGGAGGGGTGGAAGCTGGAAGACGGGCAAATTCTGCACTTGCCTCCGCATGCTTTTCGCGAACTATCGAAAGAGGTATCCCCTGGCGACACCGTGCGAGCGGCGGTCGCCAGCAAGCGATTACCTGACGGCCGAGAAGTCAAAGAAATCGTGTCGCTGCAGGTGGGTGATAAGACGTTAACAGTTCACCCGCCTCGTCGACCAAAACCAGGTTTGGTGCCACCTCCCCATGATCCAGCAAAGGAAAAACCGATGAAAGCCAACGGAACAATTACTGAGTTTCACAAGAACCCCCACGGCGATGTCGATGGATTTACGCTTGACGATGGAACCGACGTGATGTTTCCGCCCCACAATGCCGAGGCGGTCGAACAGGCTTGCCAGGTAGGGAGCGAGGTGCATGTGAAAGGGCATCGCCACGAAACGCCAGAGGGAGATATTCACCTTCAAGCCGATGAAATCACCAGCGGCGATCAGGTCATTCGGTTGGAGCGACCAAAGCCCCCGAAACCTCCCAAGCATGGTCCAGCCGGCGAGCCTGGCATTAGCCACAAGCAAGCCGACGACATCTTGCACGAGTTGCGGGCCATCCGCCGCTTGCTGGAAGAGCGTGCTTAA
- a CDS encoding alpha/beta fold hydrolase, which translates to MISEELICLGAASCNVARAGRRGTPLVMLHGVTRRWQTFLPILPSLAARWDVWALDFRGHGLSESVDCEYRVVDYVPDAVEMIRRYCSEPAIIYGHSLGAMVAAAVAAEEPELVRAVILEDPPFETMGNRIAQTRLLSYFQGMHQIAGSHLSIDELVSRVANLQLKDPFSDHVQRLAETRDAAALRFTAMCLAQLDPAALKPIVAGHWLDGYQLDGMLSRITCPVLLLQADPSSGGMLAAEDAQHLHERLSSCTKVNFAGTGHLIHSSKPQEITTTVHNFLESLEDQRIATSLRAGKEPANENK; encoded by the coding sequence GTGATTTCTGAAGAATTAATTTGCCTGGGAGCTGCATCCTGCAATGTTGCCAGGGCCGGAAGAAGAGGCACCCCGCTAGTCATGCTGCATGGGGTGACACGGCGTTGGCAGACGTTTCTTCCCATCCTTCCATCGTTGGCGGCGAGGTGGGATGTTTGGGCGCTCGACTTTCGAGGGCATGGTCTCTCGGAGTCGGTTGATTGCGAGTATCGCGTCGTCGACTACGTTCCCGACGCGGTCGAGATGATACGCCGCTATTGCAGCGAGCCTGCGATCATTTATGGTCACTCGCTCGGCGCTATGGTGGCAGCCGCAGTTGCCGCTGAAGAACCAGAACTTGTCCGCGCCGTGATTTTGGAAGACCCTCCTTTCGAAACCATGGGGAATCGCATCGCGCAGACGCGTTTACTCTCTTACTTTCAGGGCATGCACCAGATCGCCGGATCGCACCTTTCCATTGACGAACTCGTTTCGCGCGTCGCCAATCTGCAACTCAAAGATCCGTTTAGCGATCACGTGCAGCGGCTGGCCGAAACCCGAGATGCTGCCGCGTTACGTTTCACGGCGATGTGCCTTGCCCAACTCGATCCCGCTGCCTTGAAGCCGATCGTCGCCGGTCACTGGCTCGATGGTTACCAGCTTGACGGTATGCTCTCGCGGATTACCTGCCCTGTGCTTTTGCTACAAGCCGATCCAAGCAGCGGGGGTATGCTTGCCGCAGAGGATGCTCAGCATTTGCACGAGCGTCTTTCCAGTTGCACCAAGGTGAATTTCGCCGGAACAGGCCACTTAATTCATAGTAGTAAGCCCCAAGAGATCACCACCACGGTGCATAACTTTCTTGAATCACTAGAAGACCAGCGTATCGCCACCTCACTGCGTGCTGGTAAGGAGCCTGCAAATGAAAATAAGTAA
- a CDS encoding DUF1559 domain-containing protein: MTINRYHRAAFTLVELLVVIAIIGVLVSLLLPAVQAAREAARRSECQNNLRQLAIGLHNHHDTYGKFPAGSSNNPGFSNPNKRGFAWAINLLPFIEQNNIYEQYASANLLTDMTKFACCDWPNPPRNLVIDAFVCPSQPSDADRIKAGDESNGRGMAGNYLACGGNSVTADTAIYQTGAKQTDGHGASDNTNGFFQANIPKSFRDAIDGTTNTVMLGEILVNNHDADHRGRYYNAHGGDCLFSTRERPNSTVGDFVQLGCLEGSGIWQKLTPCSPVGGGTQTQIASRSLHPGGVNVALGDASVRFIPETINIDIWRAAGSSNGGEPLSGF; encoded by the coding sequence ATGACCATCAATCGGTACCATCGAGCGGCTTTCACCCTGGTGGAACTCCTTGTCGTGATTGCGATTATCGGAGTGCTCGTCTCTTTGCTACTTCCGGCGGTTCAAGCCGCCCGCGAGGCAGCTCGACGTAGCGAATGCCAGAACAACTTGCGTCAATTGGCGATCGGGTTACACAATCATCACGATACGTATGGCAAGTTTCCGGCAGGATCGTCCAATAACCCTGGTTTCTCGAATCCCAACAAGCGTGGTTTTGCCTGGGCGATTAACTTGCTGCCATTCATTGAGCAGAACAATATTTACGAGCAATATGCGTCTGCCAATTTACTGACCGACATGACCAAATTTGCCTGCTGCGATTGGCCGAACCCTCCACGCAATCTTGTGATCGATGCGTTTGTCTGTCCTTCGCAGCCAAGCGATGCCGACAGGATCAAAGCCGGAGATGAGTCCAACGGTCGTGGCATGGCCGGAAACTACCTGGCCTGTGGCGGCAACTCGGTAACGGCAGACACAGCAATCTATCAAACCGGGGCGAAACAAACCGATGGTCATGGGGCATCTGATAACACCAATGGTTTCTTCCAAGCCAATATCCCCAAGTCATTCCGCGACGCCATTGATGGCACAACCAACACCGTGATGCTTGGCGAAATTCTTGTCAACAATCACGACGCCGATCATCGGGGGCGGTATTACAACGCCCATGGAGGAGATTGTCTATTTTCGACGCGTGAACGCCCAAACAGCACGGTCGGTGACTTCGTTCAGTTGGGCTGCCTAGAAGGAAGCGGCATCTGGCAAAAGCTGACACCATGCAGCCCTGTCGGAGGTGGTACGCAAACGCAGATTGCCTCGCGCAGCCTTCACCCGGGCGGCGTCAATGTGGCTTTGGGAGATGCGTCGGTTCGCTTCATTCCAGAAACCATCAACATCGACATCTGGCGTGCTGCCGGGTCGTCTAACGGAGGCGAACCTCTTAGCGGTTTTTAA
- a CDS encoding GntR family transcriptional regulator, producing MDANSLTDAPISRTSLTDSVYQKLLSAILRRELKEGAELTTVSLAKQLGVSRTPVQEALNRLAADGLVTCETGRRAQVARFSREDVTEIYSLRKLLEGEAAARAATRLSREEVAEMQGALEALLTAAAEFAYSDAGQDQWCQEALNQDTHFHDQLAIACGNRRMAEDIRRYRLLVRSFCRLVGSVENLTQAISEHLKILNAIASQSPDEARAAMIDHIERRQTSVIQELFPEQ from the coding sequence ATGGATGCTAATTCACTCACCGATGCTCCGATTTCGCGTACGTCTCTGACGGACTCCGTTTACCAAAAGCTGCTTTCCGCGATCTTGCGTCGTGAGCTGAAGGAAGGAGCGGAACTCACCACGGTCTCGCTTGCCAAGCAATTGGGGGTAAGCCGAACGCCTGTTCAAGAGGCTTTGAACCGGCTCGCCGCAGATGGCCTGGTGACGTGCGAAACAGGCCGCCGCGCCCAAGTGGCCCGGTTTTCACGAGAAGACGTGACCGAGATCTATAGCCTGCGCAAACTTCTGGAAGGCGAGGCCGCAGCACGGGCGGCGACTCGGCTTTCGCGCGAGGAAGTTGCTGAGATGCAAGGAGCGTTAGAGGCACTTCTGACGGCAGCGGCTGAATTTGCCTATTCCGACGCCGGCCAGGATCAGTGGTGCCAGGAAGCGTTGAATCAAGATACTCACTTTCACGATCAACTGGCCATCGCTTGCGGAAACCGACGCATGGCGGAAGATATTCGCCGCTATCGTCTGTTGGTGCGTAGCTTCTGTCGGCTGGTCGGCTCTGTCGAGAACCTGACCCAGGCCATTTCAGAACATTTAAAGATCTTGAACGCAATTGCCAGCCAGTCGCCAGACGAGGCACGTGCGGCCATGATCGACCATATCGAGCGCCGCCAAACATCCGTCATTCAGGAATTGTTTCCTGAGCAGTAA
- a CDS encoding serine/threonine-protein kinase — translation MSIRQKKLPIATLERIDEICASFERQWQANEPPKIESLLTADLSSGERDVLLAELIVLEIDYRRRRSEMPTKQEYLERFPEDASVVNDALATAEPNSGGFQPPTVGRLAELFPSLEIIELIGAGGMGAVYKARQPGLDRLVALKVLPEELGRDVKFALRFTREARTLARLNHPNIVSVYEFGHVEETYYFLMEFVAGSTLRDVVRAGQLAPAHALAIVPHLCDALQYAHDKGVIHRDIKPENILLAADGTVKIADFGLSRILGSESQHDLLTGTHQVMGTPRYMAPEHLEGSRNIDHRADIYSLGVVFYEMLTGELPLGRFAVPSQIVDIDVRLDEVVLRTLEKEPQRRYQQASQIKSDVQSITSTTRATVAETVARETTPASQPSSPSLAEQELAGRLLLTRRQLMERVEKSLRPLFRGQIVQLLVGIALIVLGAYCWTQNTYVPHRLVCGLILHVYGVLVIAQSAMVCTHIRRVDYSKSVADIRGKLDKLQTRHLIAATLIGFVWWLMWIPVAVALGFDFVLHPNCLIPSLVVGIVGFAVSAGLFWNVVRSGNAAAESWRRKLGGKSISNAYLALEEIEQAQIQ, via the coding sequence ATGAGCATCCGCCAGAAAAAACTTCCGATTGCGACTCTGGAACGCATAGATGAAATCTGCGCCTCGTTTGAACGCCAATGGCAAGCCAACGAGCCCCCCAAGATCGAATCGCTGCTTACCGCAGATCTCTCCTCTGGCGAACGTGACGTTCTGCTAGCGGAATTGATTGTGCTGGAGATCGATTACCGGCGTCGCCGCAGCGAAATGCCGACGAAACAAGAGTACCTTGAGCGTTTTCCAGAAGATGCCAGTGTCGTAAACGATGCGTTAGCGACCGCCGAGCCGAATTCTGGCGGTTTCCAACCACCCACCGTCGGACGCCTGGCCGAGTTGTTCCCTTCGCTAGAGATTATCGAGCTGATCGGCGCTGGCGGCATGGGGGCCGTTTACAAGGCGCGGCAGCCTGGTCTCGATCGTCTGGTGGCGCTGAAGGTTTTGCCGGAAGAACTGGGACGCGACGTCAAGTTCGCCCTTCGTTTTACCCGCGAAGCCCGCACCCTGGCCCGGTTGAACCATCCCAACATTGTGTCGGTATACGAGTTCGGCCATGTCGAGGAGACTTACTATTTCCTGATGGAATTTGTGGCAGGCTCTACCCTGCGCGATGTGGTTCGGGCTGGTCAGTTAGCACCAGCACATGCCCTGGCGATTGTGCCTCACCTGTGCGATGCGTTGCAGTACGCCCACGACAAAGGAGTAATCCACCGCGACATCAAGCCAGAGAACATCTTGCTGGCCGCCGACGGCACGGTGAAGATCGCTGACTTTGGTCTTTCGCGGATTTTGGGAAGCGAGAGCCAGCACGATCTGCTGACCGGCACCCATCAAGTGATGGGGACACCGCGGTACATGGCGCCAGAGCACTTAGAAGGTTCGCGGAACATCGATCACCGGGCCGATATCTATTCGCTGGGAGTCGTCTTTTACGAAATGCTGACCGGCGAACTGCCGCTCGGGCGTTTCGCGGTTCCATCGCAGATAGTCGATATCGACGTGCGTCTCGATGAAGTGGTTCTGCGCACGCTGGAAAAAGAACCGCAGCGTCGTTACCAACAGGCCAGTCAAATCAAGTCGGACGTGCAATCGATCACATCCACAACACGCGCCACGGTGGCGGAAACGGTTGCGAGAGAAACGACGCCTGCCAGTCAGCCGTCGTCCCCCAGCCTGGCCGAACAAGAGTTAGCCGGCCGCTTGCTGCTGACGCGTCGTCAACTGATGGAGCGTGTCGAGAAGTCGCTTCGTCCGTTATTTCGCGGACAGATTGTGCAGCTGCTCGTTGGTATTGCGCTCATCGTCCTAGGAGCATACTGCTGGACGCAAAACACGTATGTTCCTCATCGCTTAGTATGCGGTTTGATTCTGCATGTCTACGGCGTACTGGTGATCGCCCAGTCAGCAATGGTTTGCACCCACATCCGTCGCGTTGATTACTCGAAATCAGTCGCTGACATCCGTGGCAAGCTCGACAAACTGCAAACACGTCACCTCATCGCGGCCACGCTCATTGGCTTCGTGTGGTGGCTGATGTGGATTCCGGTTGCCGTCGCCCTAGGGTTTGACTTTGTCCTGCATCCCAACTGCCTGATTCCTTCGCTAGTGGTGGGTATCGTTGGTTTTGCTGTTTCCGCAGGACTGTTTTGGAACGTCGTCCGCTCTGGCAACGCTGCGGCGGAATCTTGGCGGCGCAAGCTTGGCGGTAAAAGTATCTCCAACGCGTATCTGGCCCTCGAAGAAATAGAACAGGCTCAGATTCAATGA
- a CDS encoding sensor histidine kinase, translated as MPQQKPTLAKLLLWSHLAIAALTLLAFAVVVFVMYYRTTCAKVESELLGLAEVLSQELQRGVAPQALTIPEVIVHRLGPAPRDRAFWVVYGQGNQVLASHGEVDPSLENEPQSRRHQGKHPYHAERRGRQFLLWTSTSDGGQLLVGRPMAKEFDEFFWLAGYLVLVVAVGLLVSGLLAIAISRRIAQPIETFALQATQITHRHLDERLETEQVTREMTTLALSFNQMLDQLQAAFTKQRQFTSDAAHELRTPIAVIASQCDLSLSKPREADHYRNALGTCRDAASHMQVLVDQLLQLARLGQAGSQVTQRTPVDLCELTRQVVRQLQPLAMESDIELNVDAEPNAVVVANATQMRQLLFNVIRNAIQFSHPKQSVEIYVARQTDQVLVTVQDHGIGIAADQLQHICDRFYQVEKARTTSATRGVGLGLSIASEIVAAHQATLEFKSQPEEGTEVCLRFPLGALENRIACM; from the coding sequence ATGCCACAACAAAAACCGACATTGGCCAAACTATTGTTGTGGTCTCATCTGGCGATCGCCGCACTCACCTTACTGGCGTTCGCCGTGGTCGTGTTTGTCATGTATTACCGGACAACCTGCGCCAAGGTCGAGTCAGAGTTATTGGGCTTGGCGGAAGTCCTCTCGCAGGAACTTCAGCGGGGCGTCGCGCCGCAGGCGTTGACGATTCCCGAGGTGATTGTGCACCGCTTAGGACCAGCCCCGCGCGATCGCGCGTTTTGGGTGGTTTATGGCCAGGGCAACCAAGTCTTGGCCAGCCATGGTGAAGTGGATCCTTCTTTGGAAAATGAACCTCAATCGAGACGCCATCAAGGAAAGCACCCTTACCATGCCGAACGGCGCGGGCGGCAGTTTCTGTTGTGGACTTCAACCAGCGATGGCGGACAACTGTTGGTTGGCAGACCAATGGCCAAAGAGTTTGACGAGTTTTTCTGGCTCGCGGGCTATCTGGTGCTTGTCGTGGCAGTGGGGCTGCTGGTTAGCGGGCTGTTGGCGATTGCCATTTCGCGCCGAATCGCCCAACCGATCGAGACCTTCGCTCTGCAAGCAACGCAGATCACGCATCGACATCTCGACGAACGCCTAGAGACAGAGCAAGTTACCCGCGAGATGACAACCTTGGCGTTGTCTTTCAACCAGATGCTCGATCAATTGCAAGCCGCATTCACCAAGCAGCGTCAGTTCACATCGGATGCTGCGCATGAACTGCGGACGCCGATTGCCGTGATTGCTTCGCAGTGCGATCTAAGCTTGTCCAAACCACGCGAGGCAGACCATTATCGGAATGCCCTAGGAACCTGTCGTGATGCCGCATCGCATATGCAGGTACTCGTCGATCAACTGTTGCAACTAGCCCGTCTCGGTCAAGCAGGTAGCCAAGTTACCCAGCGCACGCCAGTTGATCTATGCGAACTGACACGTCAGGTGGTTCGGCAACTGCAGCCTCTGGCGATGGAAAGCGATATCGAGCTAAATGTCGATGCCGAACCAAACGCGGTGGTAGTGGCCAATGCTACGCAAATGAGGCAACTGCTGTTTAACGTTATTCGCAATGCGATTCAGTTTAGCCACCCCAAGCAAAGCGTTGAAATTTACGTGGCACGACAGACAGATCAGGTCTTGGTAACGGTGCAAGATCATGGCATCGGCATCGCTGCCGACCAACTACAACACATCTGCGATCGCTTTTACCAAGTGGAAAAAGCCCGGACCACTTCCGCAACTCGGGGCGTGGGCCTGGGATTAAGCATCGCATCCGAAATCGTCGCCGCACATCAAGCAACCCTCGAATTCAAATCGCAGCCGGAAGAAGGGACGGAGGTTTGTCTACGATTCCCACTGGGGGCCCTCGAGAATCGCATAGCGTGCATGTGA
- a CDS encoding ECF-type sigma factor: MSKSTNVSHWIDLVKAGNSAAANQIWQLYFDRLVRAVRGRLAGQNRAVSDEEDIVLSVFDSFYNAAENGQFPDLADRDDLWRLLLRMAARKVIDKRRHDTRQRRGGAVQLHSLDQPREDGSIWEAIGDEPSPEMVLMMQEAVEHFFSHLGVGQLRDLAGAKLEGYSNAELAQRFGCSERTIERRLHLIREKCQQELVEIDEHPPEKTSDCDSGTHR; this comes from the coding sequence ATGTCCAAAAGCACGAACGTTAGCCACTGGATCGATTTGGTGAAGGCCGGGAATTCGGCTGCGGCCAATCAGATTTGGCAGCTTTATTTCGATCGGCTGGTGCGGGCCGTGCGTGGCCGGTTGGCGGGGCAGAATCGGGCGGTCTCGGACGAAGAAGATATCGTGCTGAGCGTCTTCGATAGCTTCTACAACGCCGCCGAGAACGGGCAGTTTCCGGACTTGGCTGACCGGGACGACCTGTGGCGATTGCTGCTGCGGATGGCGGCCCGTAAGGTGATTGATAAGCGGCGGCATGATACGCGGCAGCGTCGGGGGGGAGCGGTGCAGCTCCACTCTTTGGACCAGCCCCGGGAGGACGGAAGCATCTGGGAGGCGATTGGCGACGAGCCCTCTCCTGAAATGGTGCTGATGATGCAGGAAGCGGTCGAACATTTTTTTTCGCATTTAGGTGTCGGGCAGCTTCGCGATTTGGCGGGTGCCAAGTTAGAAGGGTATTCCAACGCCGAACTTGCCCAGCGTTTTGGATGCTCGGAGCGGACGATCGAGCGTCGTTTGCACCTGATTCGTGAAAAATGTCAGCAGGAATTGGTCGAAATAGATGAGCATCCGCCAGAAAAAACTTCCGATTGCGACTCTGGAACGCATAGATGA